From Stenotrophomonas sp. SAU14A_NAIMI4_8:
TGCTGCCGACGCTGTCGCACCTGCGGGTGTATCTGAATGACGCGATGATGGGCGTGGTGCCGATCAGCAACGACCAGCTGGGGCGCCCGGTGCAGGCCAAGCTGCCGCTGGACGCGCGGCTGATCGCCGATTTCAACCAGGTGCGGCTGGAGTTCGTCGGCCACTACACCGATATCTGCGAAGAGCCCACGCACAGCTCGCTGTGGGTGAATGTATCGAGCAACAGCACGCTGCGCCTGGGCGGCCAGCCGCTGGCCATGCAGGACGATCTGGCCAACTTCCCGCTGCCGTTCTTCGACCCGCGCGACACCGCGCGGCTGGAACTGCCGGTGGTCTACGGCACCGCGCCGACCCTGGCGCAGCAGCGTGTCGGCGCCATCATGGCGTCCTACTTCGGCAGCCTGGCCGGCTGGTGGCGGCAGGCGCGCTTCCCGGTCAGCTTCGGTGCGCTGCCGGACAAGGGCCATGCCGTGGTGCTGGCAGTGAACGGCAAGTTCCCGCCGGTGATCGCCAACCACGCGCCGGTGCAGGGGCCGGTGGTGGAACTGATGGCGCTGCCGGACGATCCGCAGCGCAAGCTGCTGCTGGTGCTGGGCCGCAACGACGAGGATCTGCAGAAGGCCGTGGCGGCGATGGCGGCGGGCAACGTGCTGTTCCGCGGCAAGCGGGTGGCGATCGACCAGATCAAGCCACTGGCCCCGCGCAAGCCGTACGACGCGCCCAACTGGGTGCGCACCGACCGTGCCGTGCGCCTGGGTGAACTGCTGGATTACCCGCAGCAGCTGCATGCCAACGGCGTGGCTCCGCAGCCGATCACGGTCAACCTCAACCTGCCGCCGGATCTGTTCATCTGGCGCAACCAGGGCATTCCGCTGAACCTGCGCTACCGCTACACGCCGCCGTTCGGCAGCGACGAATCGCGGTTGGGCGTGGCCATCAACGATCAGTTCATTTCCAGCTTCCCGCTGGTGCGCCGCAACGGCAAGCAGGGCCTGGAAGAAATCCGCCTGCCGGTACTGGCCGGTGACGCCGGTGCCGACGCGGGGCGCCTGCTGATTCCGTCGTTGAAGCTGGGCGACCGCAACCAGCTGCGCTTCGATTTCAACTTCGCCAGCGTGATGGGCAGCGCCCAGCGTGACCATTGCCAGACCGTGCTGCCGCCGAACCTGCAGGCGGCGATTGAAGAAGATTCGACCATCGATTTCTCCGGCTTCCACCACTACATGGGCCTGCCGGACCTGTCCGCGTTCGCACTCAGCGGTTTCCCGTTCACCCGCATGGCCGATCTGTCTGAAACGGTGGTGCTGGTGCCGGCGCAGACCAGCGAAGCGCAGGCGACCCTGCTGCTGAACCTGGTGGGCGGGCTGGGCGTGCAGACCGGTTACCCCGCCTACGGGCTGCGCCTGTCCAACGATTGGAAGCAGGCCAGCACGTTGGATGCGGACCTGTTGATGCTGGGCGCACTGCCCGATGAGCTGCGCGGCAGCGACCAGCTTTCGCTGCTGATCGACGCCCAGCGCACGCGCCTGTTGAACGGCCAGTCGCCGTCGCCGCAGCAGGCGATGGAACAGGCCCGCCGTGGCAGCCGCCAGGGCGACCCGGCGGTGACCGAAGTGGCGGTGACCGCCGATGCACCGTTCGCCGCCATCGTCGGCCTGCAGTCGCCCCACCACGCGCAGCGCAGCATCGTCTCGCTGGCGGCCAGTGGCGCGGCCGACTACGGCCTGCTGGACGAGGCGCTCAGTGACACCGGCAAGCGCCAGGCCATCGCCGGTTCGGTGGCGATCCTGCGCACCTCCGGCATCCACAGCCAGTTCGTGGGCGAGCACTACTACGTCGGCTCGCTGCCGTGGTGGTTGCTGCTCTGGTACCACCTGGCCGACCACCCGGCGTTGCTGGCGGTGCTGGCCACGGTGGTGGTGCTGATGGTCGCCTTCCTGCTGTGGCGCACGCTGCGCTGGGTGGCTGCCAAGCGGTTGGGCCCGGACCACTGATGGCACGGGCGCGGCATCCGCTGGTCGCCGCCTCCGGCCTGGTCCTGCTGGGCCTGGCCGGCGTTGGCGCGTGCCAGGCGCAGGCGCTGCCGGCCACGCCGGGCGGCACGGTGGCCGAGCAGCGGCAATGGCTGTTGGAACAGGTGCGCATCGGCGAAGCCAGCGGCCGCCAGGGCCTGATCGAAGATGCACTGGCGCGGCTGCGCATGCTGGCCCCGGATGACCGCAGCACGCTGTTGGCGATCCTGGAAGTGCAGCTGTCGCAGCAGAAGATGGCCGACGCCGATGCCACCCTGCAGCGCCTGCGCCAGCTGGGGGCGGGCAGCCGCGAACTGGTCGCCGGCGAGCGCCTGTGGCGGGCCTACCGCGGCGATCTGCAGCAGGACCTGCAGCAGGCGCGGTTGTTCGCCGCCGGTGGCCGCAGCGACGAAGCACTGGTGATCTATCGCCGCCTGTTCAATGACGATCCGCCCGGGCTGCAGTTGGGCCTGGAGTACTGGCGCCTGCGTGGCGCGCAGGCCGATGGCCGCGCGCTGGCGATCCGCGAGCTGAGCGCGCTGGATCGCAGTTACCCCGGCAACACCGCGCTGCTGCAGACGTTGTCGCAGCTGTTGTTCGCCGCCGGCCGCGATGCCGAAGCGCTGGCCGCGCTCGAGCGCATGGGGCGCAACCCCGAAGCGCGCACGCTGGCCGCCGACGCCGAATGGGACTTCCTGCAGGACCAGCCGGCCGATGATGCCAACGTACGCCGGCTGCAGGCCTTCATCACCCGCAATCCGAATTTCAATGACATCGCGCTGGTGCGCGAGCGCTATGCCGACCAGCACAAGCGGGTGAGCGACCCGGCCTGGCGTGCCGGCCTGCGCGGCCAGCAGTTGCTGGATCGCGAGCGCAATGCCGAGGCCGAGCGGGCCTTCCTGCAGGCCTTGCGTGGCTATCCGCGCGAAGCCGATTTCCTGGGCGGCCTGGGCATGGCGGTAATGCGGCAGGGGCGCCGCGAACAGGCTATCAGCTATTTCCAGCGTGCGGTGCAGGCCACGCCGGCCGGTGACAGCACCGACAAGTGGACCGACCTGCTGGCCAGTACGCGTTACTGGCTGCTGCTGGACCAGGCCGAAGCGGCACTGGCCAGTGGCAACGTGGACCAGGCGCAGGCGCTGTACGAGCGTGCGCGCCGCCAGCAACCCGGTGAGATCAATGCACAGCTGGGGCTGGTGGACGTGGCCGTGGCCCGTGGCGACGACGCCGGCGCCGAACGCCTGCTGCTGGCCGCGCAGCGCCGCGCCCCGCGCGATGCCAATGTGATCCGCAAGCTGGTGCAGTTGTACGGGCGCACCGATCCGCAGCGGCTGGAAAGCTTCATTCATTCGCTGCCGGCCGCGCAGCAGAAGCTGTATGCCGAAGATCTGCGGCAACTGCAGATCAGCCGGCTGCGCGAGCGCCGCGAACAGGCGCTGGCCGCCGGCGATGCCGTCACTGCAATAAGCCTGGGCCAGCAGTTGCGCCAGGAACTGCCCGGCGATGCGTGGCTGGCCTATGCATTGGGCAATGAACTGCGCAGCGCCGGTCGCGACGACGACGCCGATGCGGTGGTGGCCGACATGGCCGCGCGCAATGACAGCAGCGAAGCGCGCTATGCGCAGGCCTTGTACCTGTCCGGCAGCGACCGCCTGCCGCAGGCGCTGGCGGTGCTGGACAGCGTGCCGCGCGAGCGCTGGGACGATGACATGCATGCGCTGTCGCAGCGCCTGCAGCGGCAGCAACTGGTGGAACACCTGTGGGAGCTGCGCGCGCAGGGCCGCGAGCCGGAAGCCATCGCATTGCTGCAGCAGCAACCCCCCAGCGCCGACAACGACCTGCTGCTGGCCGAATGGGCGCGCCTGCGCGGCGATGCGGCACAGGCACTGCATTACTACCAGCAGGTGCTGGCCGCGCAACCGGACAACGTGGATGCCCAGTTGGGCCAGGTGCAGGCGTGGATCGCGCAGGGCGATCTGCCGCGTGCGCGCCAGCAGATGCACGACGCGCCACCGCAGGTGGCCGACGATGCACTGGGCCAGCAGCGGCAGTTGGCCGGCATCTGGACCGATCTGCATGAAAATGCGCGCGCGCTGCAGATCCTGCGCGGGCTGCTGGCGCGCAAGACCGAAGCCGATGCGCAGTCCTGGCGCGATGCGGCGCGGCTGGTGCGCGCCGATGATCCCGAGCAAGCGCTGGACATGTACGCCCAGGCGATGGCCGACAACGGCCTGCTGGCCCCGGCGCAGGCCGCGCCGCGCGACAACCGCGCGCTCACCCTGGCCAGCCGCCAGACCGAGGGCGATGATTGGCTGCGCAGCAGCCTGCGCAGCGATGTGGACACGCTGTACCAGCAGCAGAACCCGACGCTGACAGTGATGCAGGATTCCG
This genomic window contains:
- the bcsC gene encoding cellulose synthase complex outer membrane protein BcsC, whose amino-acid sequence is MARARHPLVAASGLVLLGLAGVGACQAQALPATPGGTVAEQRQWLLEQVRIGEASGRQGLIEDALARLRMLAPDDRSTLLAILEVQLSQQKMADADATLQRLRQLGAGSRELVAGERLWRAYRGDLQQDLQQARLFAAGGRSDEALVIYRRLFNDDPPGLQLGLEYWRLRGAQADGRALAIRELSALDRSYPGNTALLQTLSQLLFAAGRDAEALAALERMGRNPEARTLAADAEWDFLQDQPADDANVRRLQAFITRNPNFNDIALVRERYADQHKRVSDPAWRAGLRGQQLLDRERNAEAERAFLQALRGYPREADFLGGLGMAVMRQGRREQAISYFQRAVQATPAGDSTDKWTDLLASTRYWLLLDQAEAALASGNVDQAQALYERARRQQPGEINAQLGLVDVAVARGDDAGAERLLLAAQRRAPRDANVIRKLVQLYGRTDPQRLESFIHSLPAAQQKLYAEDLRQLQISRLRERREQALAAGDAVTAISLGQQLRQELPGDAWLAYALGNELRSAGRDDDADAVVADMAARNDSSEARYAQALYLSGSDRLPQALAVLDSVPRERWDDDMHALSQRLQRQQLVEHLWELRAQGREPEAIALLQQQPPSADNDLLLAEWARLRGDAAQALHYYQQVLAAQPDNVDAQLGQVQAWIAQGDLPRARQQMHDAPPQVADDALGQQRQLAGIWTDLHENARALQILRGLLARKTEADAQSWRDAARLVRADDPEQALDMYAQAMADNGLLAPAQAAPRDNRALTLASRQTEGDDWLRSSLRSDVDTLYQQQNPTLTVMQDSGRRSDGTPGLSRLSRDTRIAHLDAPFAGGLGWARIEQVHFDAGRFQTGDDGTFDEDFGSCDLDLLQADGTALRAPGCSRYVHQRRNSGAGFAVGWRTLDDRWNIDLGHTPSNYVVGNWLGGVTLNGDLGRLGWGATVSRRPMTNSLLSQAGAVDPRSGIAWGGVTANGVTFSLGYDEGGRNGIWSNWSWHRLTGRNVEDNTRARAMAGWYHKLIQRPDMRLDVGTTAMYWRYQKDLGGYSLGQGGYYSPQRYASLSLPASFAWRSDNWSLRVDASFSVSSARTASISRYPEQALIERVIAQLEPQYGPLTLDPDGLYTSSGRSSGTGSRLYAAVERRLGDHFVLGAAGTLQRSRDFSPNTFQLYLRYTLEPWQGNLPLPVSPLVPYGEFR
- the bcsB gene encoding cellulose biosynthesis cyclic di-GMP-binding regulatory protein BcsB: MSISSPLRWLLLPLLALPVASGNSAPAPARLPATTGSTPDTAPAQVAVPTPVNAAVVPAPRPEPAQAETWAGSAWPWQRESTFAELGRRQDVLLSGVRNTTTLEFQVRRDRLAREAELDLSFTPSPSLLPTLSHLRVYLNDAMMGVVPISNDQLGRPVQAKLPLDARLIADFNQVRLEFVGHYTDICEEPTHSSLWVNVSSNSTLRLGGQPLAMQDDLANFPLPFFDPRDTARLELPVVYGTAPTLAQQRVGAIMASYFGSLAGWWRQARFPVSFGALPDKGHAVVLAVNGKFPPVIANHAPVQGPVVELMALPDDPQRKLLLVLGRNDEDLQKAVAAMAAGNVLFRGKRVAIDQIKPLAPRKPYDAPNWVRTDRAVRLGELLDYPQQLHANGVAPQPITVNLNLPPDLFIWRNQGIPLNLRYRYTPPFGSDESRLGVAINDQFISSFPLVRRNGKQGLEEIRLPVLAGDAGADAGRLLIPSLKLGDRNQLRFDFNFASVMGSAQRDHCQTVLPPNLQAAIEEDSTIDFSGFHHYMGLPDLSAFALSGFPFTRMADLSETVVLVPAQTSEAQATLLLNLVGGLGVQTGYPAYGLRLSNDWKQASTLDADLLMLGALPDELRGSDQLSLLIDAQRTRLLNGQSPSPQQAMEQARRGSRQGDPAVTEVAVTADAPFAAIVGLQSPHHAQRSIVSLAASGAADYGLLDEALSDTGKRQAIAGSVAILRTSGIHSQFVGEHYYVGSLPWWLLLWYHLADHPALLAVLATVVVLMVAFLLWRTLRWVAAKRLGPDH